Genomic segment of Capra hircus breed San Clemente unplaced genomic scaffold, ASM170441v1, whole genome shotgun sequence:
TTTCCTGCTGGACCCGTCCTGGAAAACAAGTGTCCTTGTGGTGGTCAGACCCAAGGGCTGGGCTCACGCCTCCTCCTGACGCCCGGGTAGCACTGCGTCCACTTGGAGGAGGCGCTGTGACATCAGAGCTGGGGCTCAGGCCCTGCACAGAGCTGGTGCTGGGGGCCAAACCAACCGAGCTCAGAGGCCTCGTCCTGTCCTTGTCCTCCCAGCACCCACCCCAGGCTGGACTCACGCTGCACGTCTGGGTGCAGGATCATGAGGAGGAGGGCCCAGGCCAGCGTGGTCGAGGTGGTGACCATCCCAGCGGAAAACAGGTCGGTCACCACCAGGCGCAGGTTCTCATCATTGAAGCTGCTCTCGGTGTTCCCCTTGGCCTGGGTCACACCGGGAAGGTAAGCTCAGGGACAGAGGCGAAGTCCCCACGTGGCCTCCCACCCTGCTCCGGTCAGCCCAGGTGTCTGATCCCTGGGTGATACAGAGCCCCGAGTTTGCCTCCTGGGCCCTCAACACACATCCCTGTTCCGATCACCTTACCTCCTTCACCTCATCCAGGAAGGCGTCGGTCAGATGTCTAGGTGGCTGGGTTGGGTCCCGGGTCATCTTCTGCTCGGTGATCAACTCATCAATCAGGGCCATGAAGGCCTTCAGCCCCGGGAAGATCTTGGCAGCCAGCCCTGGGATGCGCAGGAGCATGGGCACAGCTTCCACCACCTGTGCGGGTCACAGCCGTGGGGCCCTGGGACCTCCTGGTGCTCAGGCTCTCACCAGTCAAGTCCTAGCTTCCTACAGTGTCTCCACCATTGACCTTGTTCCTCCCTAAGTTCAGACCCTGCCCCTCTCTCCTGGCCCTGAGCCCAAAAGATAAACCTAAAATGTACATATGGTGGGTACCGGTCCCTTCCAGTGAAAGCATACTCCCACCCCTAAGTGCGCTGACCCCCGCCAGGCCTCACCCACCTGGGCTGTCTGCCATCTCCCACTTCCAGACCTTTTCCTTGCAGGTGCCTATCCTGGAAAGCCCTTTCTTGCACTGGCCCTCTACACAAGTCCTCCTCCGGGGGAGGGACTTGCTGGAGGACCGAGGCCGCCTCTACAGAGCTCCTATCCCGCACCTGGCGCACTAAGCCAGACTCCTCTTTCAACATGTCCTCCATCATGTCCAACAACTTGACAATACAAGGATCGTTGTACTCGAAGCGGAACCCGAAGGTCAGGGAGGCGATCACGTTGCTCACTGCTTTATTCAGGAGGTCCTTGGGGCTAAAGGGGCGCCCTGGAAGGGGACGGTGCAAGGTAGGGCACGCCTCCATCTCTTCTGTCCCAGACCTCTCCAAAcctcccagacctccctgtccctcagcccCAGCACTCACCGGCCTGGTCTGCGAAGGCGGCACAGAGGCACGAGGCCTCCTCAGTCACCCACTGCTCCAGTGACTTCTTCCCCAGGCCGAAGTTGCGCAGGGTGGACAGGGAGAAACGCCGCTGCTCTCGCCAGGCCTTCCCATATCGCGCCAGGATCActcctgggggcggggcgggcacgTGGGCGTGGCTCgggcctggccccgcccctcccggggATCTGCTCACAACCCCGCCCCCGTGGGGGAAGTTCTGGGGTTGCCCGCCCACACTGGCCTGGCCCTCCCCTTCTAAATCCCGCCCACTTTGACACCCCTTTCCATCGGGGACAGGTCCCATTCTCTGTTGGCCGCATTGCTCCCCGAGTCACCCCTGCTTGGCGCCCATCTTGGCTCCACTTTCTATTTTGCCCACAGAGACCTGGTTCCACGTGGGGAAGGTCCTGGCCTGCCCCTGCACTACCAACCCCGACACTGTCCTCTTTCCTGCCCACACCGACGTCTCCTTCACGTTCGCAGTGACCCTGGGCCGCCCTCTCTTAGAAAGCCCCCGCCCTCAGCCTCATCCAATTTCTCCTTCCCCAATGCTTGGCACAGTCTCCTTTCGTCACCAGCGACCCCTCAAATTCGTTGGCTCTTTCCTGCAGGATGTCCGCGACCCTGCCTCCACCTGCAGGGACGCGGCCTGCCCTCTCCACTTGCCTTCGGCGCGCGGCCCGTAACCCACGTGCTCGTAGACGGCCGGAGGTGGACGGTCGGAAGTGTCCTGGTTGCGGTACACCAGCGCTTCGCGCACAGCCGCCAGCCCGTTGAGCACGACTACCGGCGTCCAGACCTGCTGCAGGCTGAACACGTTCCCGAAGCGGCGCCGCAGCTGCAGGCCAAAGGTCGAGGGTGTTTGGCAAGCCCAGGCCCCGCCTGGCTGTGGGCCCAGCCTCCTGGCGTTAGCCTCTGGACACCTCTGGGGCCCCCTCCAGCAGCGAGCAACCG
This window contains:
- the LOC108634669 gene encoding cytochrome P450 2D14-like; amino-acid sequence: MGLLSGDTLGPLAVAVLIFLLLLDLMHRRSRWAPRYPPGPTPLPVLGNLLQVDFDDPCPSFNQLRRRFGNVFSLQQVWTPVVVLNGLAAVREALVYRNQDTSDRPPPAVYEHVGYGPRAEGVILARYGKAWREQRRFSLSTLRNFGLGKKSLEQWVTEEASCLCAAFADQAGRPFSPKDLLNKAVSNVIASLTFGFRFEYNDPCIVKLLDMMEDMLKEESGLVRQVVEAVPMLLRIPGLAAKIFPGLKAFMALIDELITEQKMTRDPTQPPRHLTDAFLDEVKEAKGNTESSFNDENLRLVVTDLFSAGMVTTSTTLAWALLLMILHPDVQRRVQQEIDEVIGKVRRPEMGDQALMPFTVAVVHEVQRFADIIPLGLPHMTTRDIEVQGFYVPKGTTLITNLSSVLKDETVWEKPFRFHPEHFLDAQGRFVKQEAFIPFSAGRRACLGEPLARMELFLFFTSLLQHFSFSVPAGQPRPSDHGVFAFLVTPPPYQLCAVPR